A region of Desulforamulus hydrothermalis Lam5 = DSM 18033 DNA encodes the following proteins:
- the pduL gene encoding phosphate propanoyltransferase: MANAQDLPTQVNPDEIIPIPVTVGISARHVHLSRDHVETLFGPGYELKPMKDLSQPGQFAAEETVTVVGPKGVIEKVRVLGPERKQSQVELSISDCFKIGIKAPLRDSGDLAGSASVTLVGPVGSVTLKEGAIIAARHIHMHTSDAEKYGLVDGDRIYVRAKGPRGIIFGDVLVRVGDSHKLEMHVDTDEGNAVGLRNGDTVYAYKIQGHISELVK, encoded by the coding sequence ATGGCAAATGCACAAGATCTCCCCACCCAAGTAAACCCGGATGAAATTATTCCTATTCCGGTCACTGTGGGTATTTCTGCCCGCCATGTACACCTCAGCCGTGACCACGTTGAGACTTTATTCGGACCCGGTTATGAACTGAAACCTATGAAAGACCTGTCCCAGCCTGGCCAGTTTGCTGCTGAAGAAACGGTAACTGTGGTTGGTCCTAAAGGTGTTATTGAAAAAGTACGCGTACTGGGACCGGAACGCAAGCAAAGCCAGGTAGAATTATCCATTTCTGACTGTTTTAAGATTGGTATTAAAGCCCCTTTGCGTGATTCCGGCGACCTGGCCGGTTCAGCTTCTGTTACATTGGTGGGTCCTGTAGGTTCTGTCACTTTAAAAGAGGGAGCTATTATTGCAGCCCGGCACATTCATATGCATACCTCGGATGCCGAAAAATATGGTTTGGTCGACGGCGACAGAATTTATGTCAGAGCAAAAGGTCCCAGAGGCATTATCTTTGGCGATGTACTGGTGCGCGTAGGGGACAGTCATAAACTGGAGATGCACGTGGATACCGACGAAGGAAACGCTGTGGGCTTAAGAAACGGCGATACCGTTTATGCTTATAAGATTCAAGGTCACATTTCAGAGCTGGTAAAATAA